Proteins encoded together in one Papaver somniferum cultivar HN1 unplaced genomic scaffold, ASM357369v1 unplaced-scaffold_21, whole genome shotgun sequence window:
- the LOC113339535 gene encoding rust resistance kinase Lr10-like, translating into MPDAFTDIAKEMNALKPTRYSHAEIKKMTNKYETKLGQGGYGSVFEGMLTNGIQVAVKVLDNTEGSNNGEEFVNEVATIGRIHRLNVVRLLGFCVEGSTRALIYEFMPNSSLDKFIFSTEKDKTLVKLGWAKLQEIATGIAHGMEYLHQGCDQRILHFDIKPQNILLDHNFTPKISDFGLAKLCTKDTFVTVSMAAARGTMGYIAPEVFSRNFGAVSYKSDVYSFGMLLLEKDLKFDTV; encoded by the coding sequence atgcctgatgcatttactGATATCGCTAAAGAAATGAATGCTCTCAAGCCCACCAGATATAGTCATGctgaaataaagaagatgacaAACAAGTATGAGACCAAATTAGGCCAAGGAGGATATGGGAGCGTATTCGAGGGCATGCTCACTAATGGTATCCAAGTAGCAGTTAAAGTTCTCGACAATACAGAAGGAAGCAATAATGGAGAAGAATTTGTCAATGAAGTTGCCACTATAGGTAGAATTCATCGTTTAAATGTCGTGCGCCTCTTGGGATTCTGCGTTGAAGGATCTACTCGAGCTCTTATTTACGAATTTATGCCAAATAGTTCATTAGACAAATTCATATTTTCAACCGAAAAAGATAAGACGCTGGTAAAACTTGGTTGGGCAAAACTTCAAGAAATTGCTACCGGCATCGCTCATGGTATGGAATATCTTCACCAAGGTTGTGATCAGCGCATTCTACATTTCGATATCAAACCTCAAAATATCCTGCTAGATCACAACTTTACTCCGAAAATCTCCGACTTTGGTCTAGCAAAGCTATGTACCAAAGATACTTTTGTCACGGTTTCTATGGCTGCTGCTAGAGGAACAATGGGTTATATTGCCCCTGAAGTTTTCTCTAGAAACTTTGGTGCTGTATCGTACAAATCAGACGTGTATAGTTTTGGAATGTTGTTACTTGAAAAAGAcctaaaatttgatactgtttaa